Genomic segment of Vicinamibacteria bacterium:
TGCCGCCGCATTCGCGCTTCGCCAAACGGCGGGCGCAGCGTGATCCTGGCCTGCGGTCTCAGCCGCCGGCCGGCAGAGCTTGAGGGGGCTTTATTGGCAGGAGCGGACGACCTCCTTCCCAAGCCCGCCGACGCGGGAACACTGGACGCCCGGCTCGCCGTCGCCGAAGCGAGAGTCCGTCACCTCAAGGCACACGCGGGGACGGAGCACGCGCTCCGACGGCTACAGAAAGCCTTGGAGGCCCTGCCCCTGGGAGTGACGATCTCCGATACTCGGGGCACCATCCTCTACTTGAATCCGTCTGAGGCGGAGATGCACGGCTACCGGGTGGAGGAGCTGCTGGGCGAGAACCTGCGCATCCTGTCCCCGCCGGAGGCTTGGAAGGCGATGACTCCCGCGGAGCTAGGGCAGGTAAGGAAGTGGAAGCGCGAGCACTTCCGCCGACGTAAGGACGGGAGCCTCTTTCTCGTGGAGCTCCTGTCCGATGTGGTAACGGACGCGGGCGGGAATCCCGTGGGGATGGTGACCCTTTGCGAGGACATCACCGAACGCCGGCGCGCTGAGCAGGCCCTGCGCGAGAGCGAAGAGCGCTATATCTTGGCCGTACGGGGTGCCAACGACGGGCTCTGGGACTGGAACCTCAAGACCGACGAAGTGGACCTCTCTCCGCGCTGGAAGGAGATGCTCGGCTACGAGGAAGAGGAGATCGGGAGGTCGGCGCTGGAGTGGGTGAGCCGGATCCATCCCGACGACGTGGAGCGCGTGAAGGCCAAGATGGCTGCCCACCTCAGCCAGCGCACGCCTCGTTTCGAGGACGAGCACCGGATGCGCGGGAAGGACGGCAGCTATCGGTGGGTGCTCGTTCGTGGCTACGCCGTGCGCGACGCCGAGGGACGTCCCTACCGCATGACCGGCGCGCAAACCGATGTAACCGACCGGCGGACCTACGACCCCCTGACCGGGTTGCCCAATCGGGCACTCTTCATGGAGCGGCTCTCCCAAGCCGTGGCCCGATCCCGGCGTGGGAGCGCCGCCCTCTTCGCCGTGCTCTTCATCGACCTCGATCGCTTCAAAGCGGTGAACGACACCCTAGGCCACTTGGCGGGGGACCAGCTCCTGGTTGCGGTGGGCCGTCGACTCGAGGCCTGTCTTCGGCCGGGGGATGCGGTGGGCCGGTTCGGGGGAGACGAGTTCGCAATTCTGGTCGAGCCGATCAAAGACGTCAGCGATGCCACCCGGGTGGCCGAGCGCGTGCTGAGGGAGTTGGCCCGGCCCCACACTATCGAGGGGCGGGAGGTCGTCAGCTCAGCAAGCGTGGGCATCGCCTTGTCCGTCACCGGGTACGAGGGTGCGGACGACATCCTGCGGGATGCCGACGCCGCCATGTCCCGGGCCAAAGCGCTCGGCCGCGGCCGCTTCGAGCTGTTCGATGAGACGATGCGGGAACGCGCGATTGGGTTGCTGCAGCTCGAAGGGGATCTGCGTCGGGCAATCGAGCGCGGCGAGCTCCGGGTGGACTACCAGCCCATCGTGTCCCTGGCCAGCAAGCGCCTGGACGGCTTCGAGGCCCTCCTTCGCTGGCAGCATCCGGAACGGGGCCTCTTGCTGCCGGCAGACTTCCTCCCCTTGGCGGAGACGACGGGGCTAATCGTCCCCATCGGAATCTGGGTCCTGCGTGAGGCCTGCGCTCGCGCCCAGAGTTGGGGTTCGGAGATTCCGCTGACCGTGAACGTCAACGTCTCTGCGCGTCAGCTCGCGAACCCGGAGTTCGTGCGGGTGGTCCGCGGGATCCTGGCGGAGACGGGACTGTCACCCACGTGCCTGAGACTCGAGATCTCGGAGGAGGTCTTCTTGGACGGAGTCTCCACGGTTCTCGGGGACCTTCACCTCTTGGGCGTACGCCTCGGCCTCGACGACTTTGGCACCGGGCGGTCCACCCTGGCCTCCTTGCGCCACTCTCCGGTGGACACCCTCAAGCTCGACCGCTCCTTCGTGACGCAGCTGGGAGCCGACGAAGAGGGTGGGGCTCTCGTCCGCGGGATCCTGGGCCTCGCCCATGGCCTTGGGCTCAGCGTGGTGGCGGAGGGAGTCGAGAACGGCGCGCAGGCGGCCCGCCTAACCGCACTCGACTGCGAGGCCGGCCAGGGCCACTACTTCTCGCGGCCGGTGGACGCCGAAGCGGCGGGGGGGATGGTGGCCGCGATTCCCCGGCTCCGCGTGGCCCCCGGGGAGCCCCCCTCCAGACCGGTAGATGGGGCCGCCCCGGGCAGCCCGCGGTAGGGAGGACGGGGAGCCTTGCGGAGGCCCGCACGCGAAGCTGCGGCCTGAGTTCCAGTTGACCGAAAAGGAGGATTCCGAGGCCCACTTCG
This window contains:
- a CDS encoding EAL domain-containing protein; its protein translation is MKTLVFETDDLNRRRLEAGIRARGHSVTSYLDADAAWEAYAAEGHPLLIIDGVEPHGLTLCRRIRASPNGGRSVILACGLSRRPAELEGALLAGADDLLPKPADAGTLDARLAVAEARVRHLKAHAGTEHALRRLQKALEALPLGVTISDTRGTILYLNPSEAEMHGYRVEELLGENLRILSPPEAWKAMTPAELGQVRKWKREHFRRRKDGSLFLVELLSDVVTDAGGNPVGMVTLCEDITERRRAEQALRESEERYILAVRGANDGLWDWNLKTDEVDLSPRWKEMLGYEEEEIGRSALEWVSRIHPDDVERVKAKMAAHLSQRTPRFEDEHRMRGKDGSYRWVLVRGYAVRDAEGRPYRMTGAQTDVTDRRTYDPLTGLPNRALFMERLSQAVARSRRGSAALFAVLFIDLDRFKAVNDTLGHLAGDQLLVAVGRRLEACLRPGDAVGRFGGDEFAILVEPIKDVSDATRVAERVLRELARPHTIEGREVVSSASVGIALSVTGYEGADDILRDADAAMSRAKALGRGRFELFDETMRERAIGLLQLEGDLRRAIERGELRVDYQPIVSLASKRLDGFEALLRWQHPERGLLLPADFLPLAETTGLIVPIGIWVLREACARAQSWGSEIPLTVNVNVSARQLANPEFVRVVRGILAETGLSPTCLRLEISEEVFLDGVSTVLGDLHLLGVRLGLDDFGTGRSTLASLRHSPVDTLKLDRSFVTQLGADEEGGALVRGILGLAHGLGLSVVAEGVENGAQAARLTALDCEAGQGHYFSRPVDAEAAGGMVAAIPRLRVAPGEPPSRPVDGAAPGSPR